From one Terriglobales bacterium genomic stretch:
- a CDS encoding nuclear transport factor 2 family protein produces the protein MKKLLWCMLLLVGTAFAQAAPAGVSAEDAAAIKATALNYVEGWYTGDAERMASALHPELVKRIMVIDPETGRPKIDNMGKTALVEGTRRGFGKQTPAAEQQKDVQILDVFQNAASVRATMSGWIDYMHMVKWEGKWVIVNVLWEKKPKPAKAQ, from the coding sequence ATGAAGAAGCTTCTGTGGTGCATGCTGCTGCTGGTTGGAACGGCGTTCGCGCAGGCGGCGCCCGCGGGCGTCTCGGCGGAAGACGCGGCGGCCATCAAGGCCACGGCGCTGAACTACGTGGAAGGTTGGTACACCGGCGATGCCGAGCGCATGGCGAGCGCGCTGCATCCGGAGCTGGTGAAGCGGATCATGGTCATCGACCCCGAGACCGGGCGCCCGAAGATCGACAACATGGGCAAGACCGCGCTGGTCGAAGGCACCCGCCGCGGCTTTGGCAAGCAGACCCCCGCGGCCGAGCAGCAGAAGGACGTCCAGATCCTCGACGTGTTCCAGAACGCCGCCAGCGTGCGTGCGACCATGAGCGGCTGGATCGACTACATGCACATGGTGAAGTGGGAGGGGAAGTGGGTCATCGTCAACGTGCTGTGGGAGAAGAAGCCCAAGCCGGCGAAGGCCCAGTGA
- a CDS encoding aldehyde dehydrogenase family protein, whose amino-acid sequence MGRVTSPSVAPTGLYLDGQWITDRTLLGVRSPYDQSTVGAVAQATRGDAEAAIAAAVRAFEVTRKLPNYERQRVLRRMAELITAQRDELARTLALEAGKPIKTARAEIERAAFTFSVAAEEATRIEGEYLPLDLQEFAQGRWGLLRRFPIGPILGITPFNFPFNLVGHKVAPAIAAGCPIIIKPASQTPMSALNVARIAEEAGWPAGALNVLPMPNEDAAVLVRDDRLKMLSFTGSAEVGWRLKAEAGRKRVTLELGGNAGVIIHSDADLEYAAARCAVGGFSYAGQSCISVQRILVERPVLDQFLAAFVPKVKALKTGDPLDERTDVGPLIRPADAERIEQWVNEAVAAGAQVLCGGKRHGSVYEPTVLVHTQPAMKVNCMEVFAPLVTVEPYDSFEEALRRVNDSPYGLQAGLFTRDAARIFRAYEEIEVGGLMVGEVPTFRIDHMPYGGTKDSGLGREGLRWAIEEMTEPKLLMMNLR is encoded by the coding sequence ATGGGCCGCGTAACCTCTCCCAGCGTCGCGCCGACCGGGCTGTACCTCGATGGGCAGTGGATCACCGACCGCACGCTGCTCGGCGTGCGCTCGCCGTACGACCAGTCCACGGTGGGCGCGGTGGCGCAGGCGACGCGCGGCGACGCGGAGGCTGCCATCGCGGCGGCGGTGCGCGCCTTCGAGGTCACGCGCAAGCTACCGAACTACGAGCGGCAGCGCGTGCTGCGGCGGATGGCGGAGCTGATCACGGCGCAGCGCGACGAGCTGGCGCGGACCCTGGCGCTCGAGGCCGGCAAGCCCATCAAGACGGCGCGCGCGGAGATCGAGCGCGCGGCATTCACCTTTTCGGTCGCGGCGGAAGAGGCCACGCGCATCGAGGGCGAGTACCTGCCGCTCGACCTGCAGGAGTTCGCGCAAGGGCGCTGGGGGCTGCTGCGGAGATTCCCCATCGGGCCGATCCTCGGGATCACGCCCTTCAATTTCCCGTTCAACCTGGTCGGCCACAAGGTGGCGCCGGCGATCGCGGCGGGGTGCCCGATCATCATCAAGCCGGCGTCGCAGACGCCGATGAGCGCGCTGAACGTGGCGCGCATCGCGGAAGAAGCCGGCTGGCCGGCGGGCGCGCTGAACGTGCTGCCGATGCCGAACGAGGATGCGGCCGTCCTGGTGCGCGACGACCGCCTGAAGATGCTGAGCTTCACCGGGTCGGCCGAGGTCGGCTGGCGGCTGAAGGCGGAGGCGGGGCGGAAGCGCGTGACGCTGGAGCTGGGCGGGAACGCGGGCGTCATCATTCATTCGGACGCCGACCTGGAGTACGCGGCGGCGCGGTGCGCGGTCGGCGGGTTCAGCTACGCGGGGCAGAGCTGCATCTCAGTGCAGCGCATCCTGGTGGAGCGGCCGGTGCTCGACCAGTTCCTCGCGGCGTTCGTCCCGAAGGTGAAGGCGCTCAAGACCGGCGACCCGCTGGACGAGCGCACCGACGTGGGGCCGCTGATCCGGCCGGCGGACGCGGAGCGGATCGAGCAGTGGGTGAACGAGGCGGTCGCGGCGGGCGCGCAGGTGCTGTGCGGCGGCAAGCGGCACGGGTCGGTCTACGAACCGACCGTGCTCGTCCACACGCAGCCGGCGATGAAGGTGAACTGCATGGAGGTGTTCGCGCCGCTGGTGACGGTCGAGCCCTACGACAGCTTCGAGGAAGCGCTGCGGCGCGTGAACGATTCGCCCTATGGCTTGCAGGCGGGGCTATTCACGCGCGATGCTGCGCGCATCTTCCGCGCCTACGAAGAGATCGAGGTCGGCGGGCTGATGGTGGGCGAGGTGCCGACCTTCCGCATCGACCACATGCCGTACGGCGGAACGAAAGACTCGGGCCTCGGCCGCGAGGGCCTGCGCTGGG